A window of the Hevea brasiliensis isolate MT/VB/25A 57/8 chromosome 6, ASM3005281v1, whole genome shotgun sequence genome harbors these coding sequences:
- the LOC131180651 gene encoding cold shock domain-containing protein 3-like — MERAPLKGSEEKEKGGKTTGQAPDSGSGKRKHFGGSNSRKSGRVHGGVYYKAIGACYNYGETGHFARDCVSACRPTPSTTAEGSVQSSASRGSQTVSGGRGRGRGRGSTFGSQAIVNQPE; from the exons ATGGAAAGGGCACCTTTAAAGGGATCAGAGGAAAAGGAGAAGGGTGgaaagactactggtcaagctCCTGATAGTGGATCAGGAAAGAGGAAACACTTTGGGGGATCCAATTCTCGCAAGTCTGGTAGAG TACATGGAGGGGTctattacaaggctattggagcctgctaTAATTATGGTGAAACTGGCCATTTTGCCAGAGATTGTGTGAGTGCTTGCAGACCTACGCCATCTACTACAGCTGAAGGCTCAGTTCAGAGTTCTGCCTCCAGAGGTTCACAGACAGTTAGCGGAGGCCGAGGccgaggcagaggcaggggtagtaCCTTTGGTAGTCAGGCCATAGTCAACCAGCCTGAATAG